In Pectinophora gossypiella chromosome 8, ilPecGoss1.1, whole genome shotgun sequence, the DNA window AAAACTACCGCCATTGTATATTATTAAGATAAATAGTCTAATTTTGCTGCGAAGTAATATAGATGATTctagatttttttgacgtgacttattctacaatttgccgtaaatggcataaCTACTTGGACAGATATATGGGGTGAGAGCTCTCACTTGGGGCGATTCTAGAGCTCAACAACACTTTTTATTAACTCATTGTTTTGCAGTTAAAATCCTTAAAATACCTTCTTCTTTCAGAAAAAGAAGATAATCGGCTTCATCATGTGGTTCCTGCGGTCTCATAGCGAATCGTACCAGGCTGCAGCCTTTCTACTACTGACCTTCGACCGTATTTGGATTTACTATTCGTCTGTCTACCACTATTGGTACGGTTGTTGGTTGGCCTTCCTCATCATCGGCTTAATACTCAATCAAATCCACAAAATGGGAAGACCAAAGAAATTGAAAGGCGATGAAAAACAGCCAATCTCAAGTAATCATTGATATTGCTCACACTCGACTTTAGTTTTTGAAATTACATAACAGAGGCATGtttgtttaatatatttttgtttgggtAGTTTTAGTTAACAAAATGGTGTAGTGTTTTTAATCTCGAATAAAATGGAAAATCATTGTCAATTAGGAGGTAGATAATATTAATATGGTACATTTAGTCATTTTAAGGGCAACTtgatatcatttttgaatctcaTAGTTGGTGGAAAAGTCTGGGTGTAGGTTAAAACATTTGATACTTTACATTCCTGTGTAATCACAATTCaaaatttttataaatacaatattgtGTAATTTCATGGACGATTTTAAACGACAGTACCTGCGTAATGTTAAAGGAGCAATTGAATCTAGTCTGCATTTCCGAATTGACtgaataaaagttatttttctgaatttatttatttatttatctacataTCTGGGCATTTTTCTCAAGGTCCTCGTAGACTTACTTTCTACAATTATAGTTCTTGCGCTTTAGCATGGTGCGTATAACAGCAAGGCAGAAACAAATTTCTCTTTTGCACTGGGTTCTCCTAGTGAGAGACAGACTAACAAAATTGGTGTATCAGGTATGCATTCAGTGATGTGATGTGAAGATTGtccccactttgggaacgtccccggcagtaaaaaggcgcaagtTTTGAAAAAAGAGCATTATTACTTAacatttaggcagataagaccagattacaagaaagaacaatttggaaaagaaaagcagctaATGAAGTGCCGTTTTCGGAACATTACCGGAAACGGCACACTACTGATTCTGACAGCTTGTCCTACGCACAATGCATGCTATAACGCACGCGGACTCAACAAATTGCGAAAGTGGTTGCAGGATTGCCTCTCTCGCTTTGGCTACTACAACTATTACGAATTTCTATAACAAACCGGCTACGCGAGTACAAAaaacgttacgacgatagtatatttatctctttttaacttatgacggctcatattagtgcgaaagacaaaacctatgtttttctttcgtcttaaatacgctccgtctattctatacttggtctttgacGAAAAACGACAGTAGCAGTGTCACAGtacgtcaatcccatacatttttgacaatattacCTACTGTCGCTTTTCAAAATCGATTGCAATTTAGCTaaccaaagagaatataatcacTGTGGGCTAACCCCCAAGCGATACAGGCGCACTAATTTTATCAAATAATGTGAATGAAAATAAAAGcactaattgttaattttaaaaggtaAAATTTAATAGGCAAATTTACAACTATAATATAAATTGTTAAATGGTAAGGCACCTTACAAATAGCACTAATGTCGTATCATACTCTGGATGTACTGGTGTATCAGGTACGTCAACACCACAGTCACACTGAAATGAGAAATGTTATAACACTGTTACAAGACAGTACGAAAAACTGAATACCATTAATATTAGTAAACTCAGTAAATGTAAATACAGTGTAAAGAAAATAGAATGGCACAAAACACATTAACACAGGTTATTGTATTGTCGATAGTAGTCATATTGAGAATGCCACATAAgcgctttttttaaatatcacatTCTGTTGTGATTTCCTTCAACCTCGATTTCCGTTAATTTCAATCCTGGTAAAAATTAGGGACTAggtacaaatttttagtttgttAATAGGTTTTTTTCAACGAAAATCAcgtctgaatgtgatttttcaaaaaggcacttaTTGGTTTTCACTTTAAGGCGACGATGTATAGGTTAACTGTAGTAGTACTGTATATTGAGTAAGATAATGTAGGAGGTAGTTTTAAAGATAGTccacagaataaaaatatttttttttcatatttttactcGGAGGAGTTTGAATGTTTCAAATACGATAAGtaataagggtggtattaataaaataatctcagctgagattgcccTTAAGATCATGTCAGAGACAGTTCTTATGTAAACACAGGGACTTAAGCATGatattgagggcagtctcaaagttgagattagtttattaataccaccctaagaatgAAATCTGCAGTACCTATACACTATAGTCGTATATACGTATGTGTAGGTATAACTTTACATAAGAATTATAAATGAGTTTGCTCATAGAAAGCCTACAAAGCGTATCTAACAATATCTACaggcaaaaaataatataaaaaataatgcttAAACGATTTACCTATCTATTCTGCGTATGTACGAATTTAAATcgttcaaaaatacaataataataaaaaataaacttaagagTAGGTATATAAGAGTATTTATTAGACGCATTTGGTAGCCTCTTTTTTTGTGGAGGAGTCAGTTAATTACTTTAATTGCGTAGACAATAAAATGATTACAATCAAAGGCAAGGCAAGGGTTCGTATGTTTACATTTTAtatgtacctatctacttaaataTGTGTAGGAGTAGATATTATGTTGTCCTCTGTCTTATACCTAAGTTAATTGTTAAAAATTAACGCCTCACCAAATCTCGCTAGAGAAATGCATGCAGTTAATGCAGCCCATGAGATTCTTCCGAGTATCCTGTACAAACTAACTGcaaattctttaaaataatatgaCACAAAAGTTGATAAGTTAAATACCGGTTAGGTGAAGATTATTTGCTCAGTGAAGTAAGCTAAAATGTTAGGTCAGTGGAAATTTATAAGGAGAATAGATACCGATACACAAGTATTTACATTTTggtatctatacagggtgttagtgacatcgtaacgaaaactttgagggatgattcaggccatgattctgagttgatatcaagtggaattttccgtcgcaaaagtatggaacggaaaataatttaaataagctctaaaattttcatgacttctccgacaggaaattccacttgatatcgactcagaatcatggtctgaatcatcccattcagtattcgttacagtgtcactaacacccatacctacttgtatggctactgtatgtacttgtatgaggtgtaagtgacatcgtaacgaatactgagagggatgattcagctgattattctgagttaatatcaagtggaattttccatcgcaaaagtatagaattgaaaataatttaaaaaaactaaaaaaataacatgaattttgcgacggaaaattccacttgatattaactcagaatcatggtctgaatcatccctctgagtattcgttacgatgtcactaacaccctgtatacctacaaATACTGTTCTTTTTGTgacatttgaaaaatatttacattacttACTAGACCTTAGTACGAGGAGTATATAACATTGTGAGTATAAAATATAACCAAGCAAGGATCAATAGACCCTCAAACCAAGAATTgacattaaaatattagtgcATAAAAAATGCCTTGGTGGAAAGCAGAAATTAAAAGTTTAACATCTTGGCAAGCCCACACCGGTAACCACAACGATTAGGTATTTACCCAACATTCCAGCCGTAGGACACCGGTTTGTGAGTAGTACTTGCACTGCGACCAGCATTGGCCTGCCCATAGTTTCTGTTCTGATAGGTCTGTTGGTTTTGCGGCGGGTATCCTGATGGATAAGTTTGTGGGTTAGAACTCCTCGAATTGGTACTGTGCGAGGAGTAGCTAGGATTCTCCATGATCGGTCGGGTATTGAACAAGTTGTTGATGCCACCGTTCTTGGAGAGGTTCCCGAGGATGTTTCCGAAGATGTTGGAGAGACCGCTGCCACCACTGCTGCCGCCGGAACCTGAGGAGTGACCTCCCCCACCGCTGGCGTATTTACTCAGGGAGTTCAAAATGCTGTCGAGGGGGCTTCCACTGCCACTAGATCCATGACCTCCAGAGCTAGAGCCACCATAAGGGCTATTACCTCCATAGGGGTTGCTGCCGCCTCTATTCGAGCTGCCACCATAGGGCGAGTTTCCGCCGTAAGGTGAATTTCCGCCATAGGGCGAGTTGCCACCATAAGGCGATCCACCGGGATTGCTTCCTCCGTAGGGGGAATTGCCGCCGTAGGGGGAACTGCCACCATAAGGCGAGCCACCTCCGTTGTTGGAGCTCCCGCCGTATGGTGAACTACCTCCGTACGGCGACCCACCGCCGGTGTTGCTCCCGCCGTACGGTGAACTACCTCCGTAGGGCGACCCACCGCCGGTGTTGCTCCCGCCGTATGGTGAATTGCCACCGTAAGGCGAATTTCCTCCGTAAGGCGAATTACCCCCGGTATTCGAGCTTCCACCGTAAGGCGAATGGCCTCCTGAAGGCGGAGCGGGTGGTGGGTAGTTGGGGGCGATATCAAAGTCCCTCATGGGAGGTTTGTGCGTTGTCGGCCTTGGTGCTGGAGGCGCAGCGGGCTCAGCATGAGATCCTGTAACAAATAcgttatattctttatttcattGAGATTTGTACGAGTATCATACGGTAGAAACGCTTACGGATTTGTAATCTCTTTTTAGGTTGGACTTGTCGTCAGAAAAACACTTGCCTTGTCGTCATAACAAAGACATAAACacgtaaaaaaatcataaacagcctatatacgtcctacggTTGTACACAGGTCTCCTTAAAAATACCcagagtgggtatggagcatactccacaacgctgcttCACTGTGAATTGGTGAACGTGATTGAGCTAGTAGTCGGGATCAACGGTAGAGATGCAACACAGACAAGTATTGACAAGTTTATTAATGATGTAGTGTCAATGGAAAGGTAACCAGCCTGCAATCTTCTTCAACACTTTTTTTTCTGACCGACTTGCATGACACTCTCTAACATTACGAGATTGAATCACTCAGATATAAAAGTATCTGCTCAAAAggcagtacctacctacccattATCCCATTATATACTCAACACCCTCACTCGCTTTTACCCGGTTAGTCATGAGATGAGACTAATTTTATTGGAAGTTACGAATTCCCTTGTGTGCCTGTTGTGGGAG includes these proteins:
- the LOC126368937 gene encoding loricrin isoform X2, which gives rise to MDWRTAVVTLCLVLYADGYSKYGRTCKDIGCLNSEVCVLAEDPCSYGHTKDCGTYPTCKKKSQVEGSHAEPAAPPAPRPTTHKPPMRDFDIAPNYPPPAPPSGGHSPYGGSSNTGGNSPYGGNSPYGGNSPYGGSNTGGGSPYGGSSPYGGSSNNGGGSPYGGSSPYGGNSPYGGSNPGGSPYGGNSPYGGNSPYGGNSPYGGSSNRGGSNPYGGNSPYGGSSSGGHGSSGSGSPLDSILNSLSKYASGGGGHSSGSGGSSGGSGLSNIFGNILGNLSKNGGINNLFNTRPIMENPSYSSHSTNSRSSNPQTYPSGYPPQNQQTYQNRNYGQANAGRSASTTHKPVSYGWNVGVTVVLTYLIHQYIQSMIRH
- the LOC126368937 gene encoding loricrin isoform X3, which encodes MDWRTAVVTLCLVLYADGYSKYGRTCKDIGCLNSEVCVLAEDPCSYGHTKDCGTYPTCKKKSQVEGSHAEPAAPPAPRPTTHKPPMRDFDIAPNYPPPAPPSGGHSPYGGSSNTGGNSPYGGNSPYGGNSPYGGSNTGGGSPYGGSSPYGGSNTGGGSPYGGSSPYGGSSNNGGGSPYGGSSPYGGNSPYGGSNPGGSPYGGNSPYGGNSPYGGNSPYGGSSNRGGSNPYGGYPPQNQQTYQNRNYGQANAGRSASTTHKPVSYGWNVGVTVVLTYLIHQYIQSMIRH
- the LOC126368937 gene encoding keratin, type I cytoskeletal 9 isoform X1, whose amino-acid sequence is MDWRTAVVTLCLVLYADGYSKYGRTCKDIGCLNSEVCVLAEDPCSYGHTKDCGTYPTCKKKSQVEGSHAEPAAPPAPRPTTHKPPMRDFDIAPNYPPPAPPSGGHSPYGGSSNTGGNSPYGGNSPYGGNSPYGGSNTGGGSPYGGSSPYGGSNTGGGSPYGGSSPYGGSSNNGGGSPYGGSSPYGGNSPYGGSNPGGSPYGGNSPYGGNSPYGGNSPYGGSSNRGGSNPYGGNSPYGGSSSGGHGSSGSGSPLDSILNSLSKYASGGGGHSSGSGGSSGGSGLSNIFGNILGNLSKNGGINNLFNTRPIMENPSYSSHSTNSRSSNPQTYPSGYPPQNQQTYQNRNYGQANAGRSASTTHKPVSYGWNVGVTVVLTYLIHQYIQSMIRH